One part of the Tunicatimonas pelagia genome encodes these proteins:
- a CDS encoding flavin monoamine oxidase family protein codes for MNRKKFLKIASILGVHLSAFPAYSKYQSNFTKRNSSKKVLIIGAGAAGLSAGHLLKQRGIDFQILEASTGYGGRMKTLNDFVDYPILLGAEWITSSTLPFNLIAGNNSASEKIHTVGYTQDDEYGVWNDGKLVRGDLGTLLYRKFINSSWLDFFEEFILPSVADKISCQSVVHSIDYSSKEIMANTADEAFTADQVIVTVPLKILQDKKIQFNPALPSKKLKVIDSAVVWDGLKVFIEFQEKFYPAFVDLMINPETDGQVSYYDASFGQNTKSNVLGMFAVGKPAKERGELNNDELKSYILTELDEIFSNRATPNYLRHVVQNWSEEPYIESAYISDYSEVKTVRQLQKPIDDKIYFAGDCYTSGKDWGNVHNAVESAQDCVNDIIS; via the coding sequence GCTTATAGTAAATACCAATCCAATTTCACCAAACGCAATTCTTCTAAGAAAGTCCTCATTATCGGAGCGGGGGCCGCTGGACTTTCAGCCGGACACTTATTGAAGCAGCGGGGTATTGATTTCCAGATTCTGGAAGCTAGCACCGGATACGGCGGAAGAATGAAGACACTTAATGATTTCGTTGACTACCCGATACTTTTAGGAGCTGAGTGGATTACCTCCAGTACGCTTCCCTTCAATCTAATAGCAGGTAATAATTCTGCTTCTGAGAAAATCCACACCGTTGGGTATACTCAAGATGATGAATACGGAGTGTGGAACGATGGCAAGTTGGTGAGAGGCGATTTAGGAACCCTGCTCTACCGAAAGTTTATCAATAGCTCTTGGCTGGATTTCTTCGAGGAGTTTATTCTCCCTTCCGTAGCCGACAAGATTAGCTGCCAAAGCGTGGTACATTCCATAGACTACTCTAGCAAAGAGATTATGGCGAATACGGCCGACGAAGCGTTTACTGCCGATCAGGTAATTGTGACTGTGCCGTTAAAAATACTTCAGGATAAGAAGATACAATTCAATCCGGCACTGCCAAGCAAGAAACTGAAAGTGATTGATAGTGCGGTAGTTTGGGATGGACTGAAAGTATTCATTGAGTTTCAGGAAAAGTTCTACCCAGCCTTTGTAGACTTAATGATCAACCCTGAAACTGATGGGCAGGTATCGTACTACGACGCATCATTCGGGCAAAACACCAAAAGCAATGTGCTCGGAATGTTCGCGGTAGGAAAACCCGCCAAAGAACGCGGAGAGCTGAATAACGACGAGTTGAAGAGTTACATCTTGACCGAATTAGACGAAATTTTTTCTAACCGGGCCACTCCGAACTATCTGCGACACGTTGTGCAAAACTGGTCGGAAGAGCCGTACATAGAAAGTGCGTATATCAGCGACTATTCTGAGGTAAAAACAGTGCGCCAACTACAAAAGCCGATAGATGACAAAATCTACTTTGCCGGTGATTGTTACACCTCCGGTAAGGACTGGGGCAATGTTCATAATGCCGTAGAATCAGCCCAGGATTGTGTGAATGACATAATTAGCTAG